A DNA window from Suncus etruscus isolate mSunEtr1 chromosome 8, mSunEtr1.pri.cur, whole genome shotgun sequence contains the following coding sequences:
- the SPRY2 gene encoding protein sprouty homolog 2, which translates to MEARAQSGSGSQPLLQAPRDGGRQRGEPDPRDALSQQVHVLSLDQIRAIRNTNEYTEGPTVVPRPGLKPAPRPSTQHKHERLHGLPEHRQPPRLHSSASRAPLSRSISTVSSGSRSSTRTSTSSSSSEQRLLGPSFSPGPAADGIIRVQPKSELKPGELKPLSKEDLGLHAYRCEDCGKCKCKECTYPRPLPSDWICDKQCLCSAQNVIDYGTCVCCVKGLFYHCSTDDEDNCADNPCSCSQSHCCTRWSAMGVMSLFLPCLWCYLPAKGCLKLCQGCYDRVNRPGCRCKNSNTVCCKVPTVPPRNFEKPT; encoded by the coding sequence ATGGAGGCCAGAGCTCAGAGTGGCAGCGGGTCACAGCCTTTGCTGCAGGCACCCCGTGACGGAGGCAGGCAGCGTGGGGAGCCCGACCCCAGAGACGCTCTCAGCCAACAGGTACACGTCCTGTCTCTGGATCAGATCCGAGCCATCCGGAACACCAATGAGTACACCGAGGGGCCCACTGTGGTCCCCAGACCTGGGCTCAAGCCTGCACCTCGGCCCTCCACGCAGCACAAGCATGAGAGACTCCATGGGctgcctgagcaccgccagccCCCCAGGCTGCACTCTTCTGCATCCCGGGCCCCCCTATCCAGGTCCATCAGCACGGTCAGCTCGGGGTCTCGGAGCAGTACACGGACCAGTACTAGCAGCAGTTCCTCTGAACAGAGACTGCTGGGACCCTCCTTCTCCCCAGGCCCTGCAGCCGATGGAATAATCCGGGTGCAGCCGAAATCGGAGCTCAAGCCAGGTGAACTGAAGCCGCTGAGCAAAGAAGATTTGGGCCTGCACGCCTACAGGTGCGAGGACTGTGGCAAGTGCAAATGCAAGGAGTGTACGTACCCCAGGCCTCTACCCTCTGACTGGATCTGCGACAAGCAGTGCCTGTGCTCAGCCCAGAACGTGATTGACTATGGGACATGTGTGTGCTGTGTGAAAGGCCTCTTCTATCACTGTTCCACGGATGACGAAGACAACTGTGCTGACAACCCCTGTTCCTGCAGCCAGTCTCACTGCTGCACGCGTTGGTCGGCCATGGGCGTCATGTCCCTCTTTTTGCCTTGTTTATGGTGTTACCTGCCAGCCAAGGGTTGCCTTAAATTGTGCCAGGGGTGTTATGACCGCGTTAACAGGCCCGGATGCCGTTGTAAAAATTCAAACACAGTTTGCTGCAAAGTTCCCACTGTCCCACCCAGGAACTTTGAGAAACCAACATAG